The Rhodothermus marinus DSM 4252 DNA segment ACCTCGCGCATCAACATGAACCTCCGCGAGGACAAGCACTGGTCCTACGGCGCCCGGAGCATGCTGATGAGCGCACGAGGGCCGCGGCCGTTCATCGTCTACGCCCCGGTGCAGACCGACAAGACGGCCCCGGCCATGCTCGAAATCAAGAAAGAGCTGGACGGTATCGTCAACGGCCAGAAGCCCGTCACGCCCGAGGAGCTGGACAAGGTGCAGCGTAACCTGACGCTCCGCCTCCCCGGTCGCTGGGAGACGGCCAACGCGATCCTCGACGACCTGAGCTACGTGGTGCAGTTCGGCTGGCCGCTCGACTACTGGCGGACCTATCCGGACGCCGTGCGGGCGCTCACGCTCGAGGACGTCAACGCGGCCGCCCGTGAGGTGCTGCACCCGGACCGGCTCGTCTGGGTGGTGGTGGGCGACCGCAGCCGCATCGAAGACGAGATCCGCCAGCTCGAGCTCGGGCCCGTGTACCTGATCGACACCGAGGGCAACCTGCTGGCCTCGCTTTCCGAATAACACCCACCGGGTGCCCGTCCGGAAGTCGGGCGGGCACCCGGACCCCTTCGCGGGGTAAAACAAACAGAATCAAAATTTTCAACAGATTCAGGGTATCGCCATGTCGCTCTGGGCCCGATTCAAACGGTGGATTCGCTCGATCTTCGGCGGGGCCATCTCCGCGCTCGAAGATCCCCGCCTCATTCTGGAGCAGAACATCCGGGAGCTGAACGATCAGATCCCGAAGATGAACGAAAACATCGCCACGGTGAAGGCGAACGTGCTGCTGCTCCAGAAGGAGGTGCGGCGTAACGAGCAGGAGATCGAGCGACTGGTGGCCCGTATCAAGGCGGCCATTCAGGCCGGCCGCGACGACATCGCGCAGCAGTACGCCATTCAGCTCCAGAAGGCGAAAGAGACGCTGGCGCGCACGAAGGAGCAACTGCAATATGCCGAGGCCGCCTACGAGAAGGCGCTCCAGGTGAAACAGGCCTTCCTTCGCGAGAAGGAACGCAAGATTCAGGAAGCGAAGGAAGCCCTGCGCGCGCACGAGCGGGCCAAGTGGCAGGCGAAGGTGGCCGACGCGTTGGAGCAGTTCGAGGTGGGCGGACTGGACCAGACGCACGAGGAGATGGTCCAGCGCCTTCGCGAGGAGACAGCCCGGAGCGAGGCGCGCCTGGAGCTGGCGCTCGACAGCGTCGATGCCGACGCGCTGAAGATCGAAGCCGACGCCGAGGCGCTCCGGGCGGCCGAGCTGGTGCGCCAGTTCAAGCTGGAGATGGGCCTGCTGGAGCCCGAGCAGAAACCGGCCCTGGAGTCGCCCGCCCGCGAGGCGGAGCAGGAAGCTCCCGAACAGGCCCGCGAAACGGAAGAGACGAAAACCATCGGCCGCCAGCGCACCCGCTGATATGCGCCCGGAAGACTATCAACGGCTCAAAGAAGCGGAAAAGGAGCACCTCCGCGCCCTTCGTCGGTTGAAGGAGGCGGTGCGGCTGCTCCGACGCCGCCGGGCCATCGACGAGGCGCTGGCCCGCCTGGAGCGTCAGACCGAGGCGACGCTGGCCGCCCACGACGAGGCGCTGGAACGTCTGGCGCTGGAGACGGCCTACCAGGAGGCGCGCCTGGAGCTGGCGCTCGAAGGGCATGAGCCGCCGCCCGACGACGCGCTCGATCCGGAGCGGACCCGCCGCCGGGCGCAGGAGCTGCTCCGCCAGCTTCGGGACGAATCCGAAACCTCCGCCGCGGCCGATTCGTCGGCACCGGCTGAAGCGCGCACCGAAAAAACGCTGGGACGGCTCCGTCCTCCCGGATCGTGATGGAAACCACGGGCATGAACGACCGACCGATCAACTACACGCGCGAAGCCTTTCTGCATCCCTGGAACCTCACGTTCCTGATCGCCGCGCTGGTAACCGCCCTGGGCATCAGCTTCACCGACAGCCCCGACTGGCTGTTCGACGCCGTGCTGCTCTTCACGACGGCCCTGGAGCTGCTCTACCTGGGCATCATGCCCCGCCAGGAACGGTTTCGTCGGGCGGTGCGTGCCCGGCGCGCGGCCGAACATGCCCGTCCGCCCTCGCAGAAGGAACTGTTTCAGTTGCTGAGCCGCAGCAGTCAGCGCCGCTACGTCCGGCTCCGCAACCTGGAAAAACAGATCCGCGCCAATTATCAGAAGCTCAGCTACGCCTCGCAGGGCCTGCTCGAAAGCCACCTGCAGAAGATCGACGAGCTGCTTCGCTCCTACCTGAACCTGCTCTATCAGAAGGAACGCTACGAGTTCTACCTGGCGCAGACCTCCGAGGACGAGCTGGTCGAGGCGTTGCAGGCGCTGCAGGAAGACATGGCCGACGATGCGCCGCGCGTGCGGGCCATCAAAGAGCGCCGCCGGCGCATCCTGGAGCAGCGACTTGCCCGCATCAAGAAGGTGCGGGAAAACCTGGAAATCATCGAAGCGCAGCTCGACACGATCGACGACGTGATCCGCTACATCCACGAACAGTCGCTTACGCTCCGCAATCCCGAGGAGATCACCTTCCAGCTCGATACGCTGCTCAGCGAGGTGGAGGAAACGGAAGCGGCCGTGGCCGAGATCGAGGACGTGTTCGCCTCGCCGTCGGCGCTGCTGGGCGAACTCTCGGCCGAACTGGAGCCGCCCCGTATGGAATCGGAGGCGACGGAGCCTTCCGAAAAGACCCCGCCCGAAGCGGTTCGCCGTCAGCGTCAGCGTTCCTGAAACCGACCATGTACCGTCTGCTCCTGCTTGCGCTGCTGAGTGGCTGCTCGATGTGGGCGCCCGTCCTGGAAGAGCCGCCGACGATCTGGGTGGCCCGTGAATTCACCGGTGGTCGCCAGTGCAGCGACGAAACCTACACGCCCCCGGACACCCGGGAGCTGCTGGCCGCGGCCGGCGTGCGCGTCTACGATGTGTGGGTGGAGCATCTGGCGGTCATCGCCGTATGCGGTGCGCCGTCCTACGCGGCCGTTCACTATGCCCGCATCGCCGAGGCCGATCTGGAACGCGCCCGGCAACTCGGGTTTGAAAAGAGCGACCCGCCGAACAAAACCCCGCAGACCGAATGAGTACCGAAACGACCGCGCTGCAGACCGTCCGCTACGAAGTGGACAGCGACGGTTTCGCGCTGATCACGATCAACCGTCCCGATAAACACAACGCCCTCAACCATCAGGTCCTGACCGAGCTGGACCGGTGCATCCGCCAGGCCCGGCAGGACGAGGCGGTCAAGGGCGTGATCATCACAGGCGCCGGTGAAAAGAGCTTCTGTGCCGGCGCCGACATCCAGCAGTTCAGAGAGCTCGACGCCTACAGCGGCCACCGCTTCGCGCTCTACGGGCAGGCCGTCTTCAACCGGATCGAGGAAATGCCCAAGCCGGTCATCGCGGCCGTCAACGGCTATGCGCTGGGCGGCGGGTGCGAACTGGCCATCGCCTGTCATCTCCGCGTGGCGGCCGATCATGCCGTGTTCGGCCAGCCGGAGGTGAGCCTGGGGCTGATTCCGGGCTACGGCGGCACGCAGCGGTTGCCGCGCCTGATCGGCCGCGGCCTGGCCGCCGAGCTGATTCTGACCGGCGAGCGCATCAGCGCCCGCTGGGCCTTCGAGATCGGGCTGGTCAATCGCGTGGTGCCCATCGAGCATCTACTGGACACAGCCCGCGAGCTGTTGCAGAAGATCACCTCGAAGGCACCGGTGGCGGTGGCGCTGGCCCTCGAAGCGTTGCGCCAGAGCGACCTTCCGCTCCGGCAGGGCCTCCGGCTGGAGGCCGCGCTCTTCGGCCAGGCGTGCGGCACGGAGGACTTTCGCGAAGGCGTGGACGCCTTTCTGAACCGGCGTAAACCTGTCTTCAAAGGGCGCTGATGACCGTCCTGTTGCTGATCGGAGCCTTCGTGCTGGCCATGCTGGTGGCCGGGGCCGAGGCGGCGCTCGTGGCGGCCAACCGGCTCCGGCTGGAAGTGCTGGCCCGGCAGGGAAGCCGCACAGCCCGCCTGGCACAGGCGCTGCTCGACGCGCCGGCCACGCCGCTGCTGACCATGCTGGCCGGGCTGACGCTCGCACAGGTGCTGCTGGCGATGGGCCTGAGCACCCCGCTGCTGCACGGCCGGGGATTCACCTCGGCGCTGGCGGCCTGGGGCAGTGCGTTGCTGCTGGTGCTGATCGGCGGCCTGTCGTTCTACCTGGGGGGCCTGCTGCTTCCGACCGCCGTCGCCCGTGAGCAGGCCAACCGCCTGGTGCAACCGGGCGCCGTGTTGCTCCGCGTGGCCGCCTACCTGCTGTGGCCGCTGGTGCGCCCGGCCCGCGCCGTCTCCGAGCGTCTGGCGCGGCGG contains these protein-coding regions:
- a CDS encoding PspA/IM30 family protein, producing MSLWARFKRWIRSIFGGAISALEDPRLILEQNIRELNDQIPKMNENIATVKANVLLLQKEVRRNEQEIERLVARIKAAIQAGRDDIAQQYAIQLQKAKETLARTKEQLQYAEAAYEKALQVKQAFLREKERKIQEAKEALRAHERAKWQAKVADALEQFEVGGLDQTHEEMVQRLREETARSEARLELALDSVDADALKIEADAEALRAAELVRQFKLEMGLLEPEQKPALESPAREAEQEAPEQARETEETKTIGRQRTR
- a CDS encoding enoyl-CoA hydratase/isomerase family protein — translated: MSTETTALQTVRYEVDSDGFALITINRPDKHNALNHQVLTELDRCIRQARQDEAVKGVIITGAGEKSFCAGADIQQFRELDAYSGHRFALYGQAVFNRIEEMPKPVIAAVNGYALGGGCELAIACHLRVAADHAVFGQPEVSLGLIPGYGGTQRLPRLIGRGLAAELILTGERISARWAFEIGLVNRVVPIEHLLDTARELLQKITSKAPVAVALALEALRQSDLPLRQGLRLEAALFGQACGTEDFREGVDAFLNRRKPVFKGR